A genome region from Physeter macrocephalus isolate SW-GA chromosome 4, ASM283717v5, whole genome shotgun sequence includes the following:
- the KIRREL1 gene encoding kin of IRRE-like protein 1 isoform X3 — MLSLLVWILTLSDTFSQVPPEDTRIDGGPVILLQAGAPHNLTCRAFNAKPAATIIWFRDGAQQEGAVASTELLKDGKRETTISQLLINPTDLDIGRVFTCRSVNEAIPSGKETSIELDVHHPPTVTLSIEPQTVQEGERVVFTCQATANPEILGYRWAKGGFLIEDAHESRYETNVDYSFFTEPVSCEVHNKVGSTNVSTLVNVHFAPRIVVDPKPTTTDIGSDVTLTCVWVGNPPLTLTWTKKDSNMGPRPPGSPPEAALSAQVLSNSNQLLLKSVTQADAGTYTCRAIVPRIGVAEREVPLYVNGPPIISSEAVQYAVRGDGGKVECFIGSTPPPDRIAWAWKENFLEVGTLERYTVERTNSGSGVLSTLTINNVMEADFQTHYNCTAWNSFGPGTAIIQLEEREVLPVGLIAGATIGAGILLISFFIALVFFLYRRRKGSRKDVTLRKLDIKVETVNREPLTMHSDREDDTASVSTATRVMKAIYSSFKDDVDLKQDLRCDTIDTREEYEMKDPTNGYYNVRAHEDRPSSRAVLYADYRAPGPARFDGRPSSRLSHSSGYAQLNTYSRAPASDYGPEPTPPGPAAPAGTDTTSQLSYENYEKFNSHPFPGAAGYPTYRLGYPQAPPSGLERTPYEAYDPIGKYATATRFSYTSQHSDYGQRFQQRMQTHV; from the exons TCCCCCCAGAGGACACCAGGATCGATGGCGGTCCTGTGATTCTGCTGCAGGCAGGCGCCCCCCACAACCTCACGTGCCGAGCCTTCAACGCCAAGCCTGCTGCCACCATCATCTGGTTCCGGGATGGAGCGCAGCAGGAAGGTGCCGTAGCCAGCACG gagctgCTGAAGGACGGGAAGAGGGAGACCACCATCAGCCAGCTGCTCATCAACCCCACAGACCTGGATATTGGGCGTGTCTTCACCTGCCGCAGCGTGAACGAGGCCATCCCGAGTGGCAAGGAGACGTCCATCGAGCTCGACGTGCACC ACCCTCCTACGGTGACCCTGTCCATTGAGCCACAGACGGTGCAGGAGGGCGAGCGCGTCGTCTTTACGTGCCAGGCCACAGCCAACCCTGAGATCCTGGGCTacag GTGGGCCAAGGGGGGCTTTCTGATCGAAGACGCCCACGAGAGTCGCTATGAGACGAATGTGGATTATTCCTTCTTCACGGAGCCTGTGTCCTGTGAGGTTCACAACAAAGTGGGGAGCACCAACGTCAGCACTTTAGTCAATGTCCACT TTGCCCCCCGGATTGTAGTGGACCCCAAACCCACGACCACAGACATTGGCTCTGATGTGACCCTCACCTGTGTCTGGGTTGGGAATCCCCCCCTCACCCTCACCTGGACCAAAAAGGACTCAAACATG gggcccaggcctcctggctcCCCACCCGAGGCTGCTCTCTCTGCCCAGGTCCTGAGTAACAGCAACCAGCTGCTGCTGAAGTCGGTGACCCAGGCCGATGCCGGCACCTACACCTGCCGGGCCATCGTGCCTCGGATCGGAGTGGCCGAGCGGGAGGTGCCACTTTATGTGAATG GGCCCCCCATTATCTCCAGCGAGGCCGTGCAGTACGCCGTCAGGGGTGACGGTGGCAAGGTGGAGTGTTTCATCGGGAGCACGCCGCCCCCAGACCGCATT gcatgGGCATGGAAGGAGAACTTCCTGGAGGTGGGGACCCTGGAACGCTACACGGTGGAGAGGACCAACTCAGGCAGCGGGGTCCTGTCCACGCTTACCATCAACAACGTCATGGAGGCCGACTTTCAGACCCACTACAACTGCACAGCCTGGAACAGCTTCGGCCCAGGCACAGCCATCATCCAGCTGGAAGAGCGAG AGGTGTTACCTGTGGGCCTCATCGCCGGGGCCACCATCGGCGCAGGCATCCTGCTCATATCCTTCTTCATCGCCTTGGTGTTCTTCCTCTACCGGCGCCGCAAAGGCA GTCGCAAAGACGTGACCCTGAGAAAGCTGGACATCAAGGTGGAGACAGTGAACCGGGAGCCACTCACGATGCATTCTGACCGGGAGGACGATACTGCCAGCGTCTCCACGGCAACCCGTGTCATGAAGGCCATCTACTCG TCCTTCAAGGATGACGTGGACCTGAAGCAGGACCTGCGCTGCGACACCATCGACACCCGGGAGGAGTATGAGATGAAG GATCCCACCAATGGCTACTACAATGTGCGTGCCCACGAAGACCGCCCGTCTTCCAGGGCAGTGCTCTATGCTGACTACCGTGCCCCCGGCCCTGCCCGCTTCGACGGCCGCCCCTCTTCCCGCCTCTCCCACTCCAGCGGCTATGCCCAACTCAACACCTACAGCCGGGCCCCGGCCTCTGACTACGGTCCTGAGCCCACACCCCCAGGTCCTGCTGCCCCAGCTGGCACCGACACCACCAGCCAGCTGTCCTACGAGAACTATGAGAAGTTCAATTCCCACCCCTTCCCCGGGGCAGCAGGGTACCCCACCTACCGACTGGGCTACCCCCAGGCCCCTCCGTCCGGCCTGGAGCGGACCCCGTATGAGGCATATGACCCCATTGGCAAGTACGCCACTGCCACGCGATTCTCCTACACCTCCCAGCACTCGGACTACGGCCAGAGATTCCAGCAGCGCATGCAGACGCACGTGTAG
- the KIRREL1 gene encoding kin of IRRE-like protein 1 isoform X2, with translation MLSLLVWILTLSDTFSQGTQTRFSQEPADQTVVAGQRAVLPCVLLNYSGIVQWTKDGLALGMGQGLKAWPRYRVVGSADAGQYNLEITDAELSDDASYECQATEAALRSRRAKLTVLIPPEDTRIDGGPVILLQAGAPHNLTCRAFNAKPAATIIWFRDGAQQEGAVASTELLKDGKRETTISQLLINPTDLDIGRVFTCRSVNEAIPSGKETSIELDVHHPPTVTLSIEPQTVQEGERVVFTCQATANPEILGYRWAKGGFLIEDAHESRYETNVDYSFFTEPVSCEVHNKVGSTNVSTLVNVHFAPRIVVDPKPTTTDIGSDVTLTCVWVGNPPLTLTWTKKDSNMVLSNSNQLLLKSVTQADAGTYTCRAIVPRIGVAEREVPLYVNGPPIISSEAVQYAVRGDGGKVECFIGSTPPPDRIAWAWKENFLEVGTLERYTVERTNSGSGVLSTLTINNVMEADFQTHYNCTAWNSFGPGTAIIQLEEREVLPVGLIAGATIGAGILLISFFIALVFFLYRRRKGSRKDVTLRKLDIKVETVNREPLTMHSDREDDTASVSTATRVMKAIYSSFKDDVDLKQDLRCDTIDTREEYEMKDPTNGYYNVRAHEDRPSSRAVLYADYRAPGPARFDGRPSSRLSHSSGYAQLNTYSRAPASDYGPEPTPPGPAAPAGTDTTSQLSYENYEKFNSHPFPGAAGYPTYRLGYPQAPPSGLERTPYEAYDPIGKYATATRFSYTSQHSDYGQRFQQRMQTHV, from the exons GGACCCAGACCCGCTTCAGCCAGGAGCCAGCCGACCAGACTGTGGTGGCTGGACAGCGGGCCGTGCTCCCCTGCGTGCTGCTCAACTACTCGGGGATCGTGCAATGGACCAAGGATGGGCTGGCGCTGGGCATGGGCCAGGGCCTCAAAG CCTGGCCACGGTACCGGGTCGTGGGCTCTGCAGACGCCGGGCAGTACAACCTGGAGATCACAGATGCCGAGCTCTCTGACGACGCCTCTTACGAGTGCCAGGCCACGGAGGCCGCCCTGCGCTCCCGGCGAGCGAAACTCACCGTGCTCA TCCCCCCAGAGGACACCAGGATCGATGGCGGTCCTGTGATTCTGCTGCAGGCAGGCGCCCCCCACAACCTCACGTGCCGAGCCTTCAACGCCAAGCCTGCTGCCACCATCATCTGGTTCCGGGATGGAGCGCAGCAGGAAGGTGCCGTAGCCAGCACG gagctgCTGAAGGACGGGAAGAGGGAGACCACCATCAGCCAGCTGCTCATCAACCCCACAGACCTGGATATTGGGCGTGTCTTCACCTGCCGCAGCGTGAACGAGGCCATCCCGAGTGGCAAGGAGACGTCCATCGAGCTCGACGTGCACC ACCCTCCTACGGTGACCCTGTCCATTGAGCCACAGACGGTGCAGGAGGGCGAGCGCGTCGTCTTTACGTGCCAGGCCACAGCCAACCCTGAGATCCTGGGCTacag GTGGGCCAAGGGGGGCTTTCTGATCGAAGACGCCCACGAGAGTCGCTATGAGACGAATGTGGATTATTCCTTCTTCACGGAGCCTGTGTCCTGTGAGGTTCACAACAAAGTGGGGAGCACCAACGTCAGCACTTTAGTCAATGTCCACT TTGCCCCCCGGATTGTAGTGGACCCCAAACCCACGACCACAGACATTGGCTCTGATGTGACCCTCACCTGTGTCTGGGTTGGGAATCCCCCCCTCACCCTCACCTGGACCAAAAAGGACTCAAACATG GTCCTGAGTAACAGCAACCAGCTGCTGCTGAAGTCGGTGACCCAGGCCGATGCCGGCACCTACACCTGCCGGGCCATCGTGCCTCGGATCGGAGTGGCCGAGCGGGAGGTGCCACTTTATGTGAATG GGCCCCCCATTATCTCCAGCGAGGCCGTGCAGTACGCCGTCAGGGGTGACGGTGGCAAGGTGGAGTGTTTCATCGGGAGCACGCCGCCCCCAGACCGCATT gcatgGGCATGGAAGGAGAACTTCCTGGAGGTGGGGACCCTGGAACGCTACACGGTGGAGAGGACCAACTCAGGCAGCGGGGTCCTGTCCACGCTTACCATCAACAACGTCATGGAGGCCGACTTTCAGACCCACTACAACTGCACAGCCTGGAACAGCTTCGGCCCAGGCACAGCCATCATCCAGCTGGAAGAGCGAG AGGTGTTACCTGTGGGCCTCATCGCCGGGGCCACCATCGGCGCAGGCATCCTGCTCATATCCTTCTTCATCGCCTTGGTGTTCTTCCTCTACCGGCGCCGCAAAGGCA GTCGCAAAGACGTGACCCTGAGAAAGCTGGACATCAAGGTGGAGACAGTGAACCGGGAGCCACTCACGATGCATTCTGACCGGGAGGACGATACTGCCAGCGTCTCCACGGCAACCCGTGTCATGAAGGCCATCTACTCG TCCTTCAAGGATGACGTGGACCTGAAGCAGGACCTGCGCTGCGACACCATCGACACCCGGGAGGAGTATGAGATGAAG GATCCCACCAATGGCTACTACAATGTGCGTGCCCACGAAGACCGCCCGTCTTCCAGGGCAGTGCTCTATGCTGACTACCGTGCCCCCGGCCCTGCCCGCTTCGACGGCCGCCCCTCTTCCCGCCTCTCCCACTCCAGCGGCTATGCCCAACTCAACACCTACAGCCGGGCCCCGGCCTCTGACTACGGTCCTGAGCCCACACCCCCAGGTCCTGCTGCCCCAGCTGGCACCGACACCACCAGCCAGCTGTCCTACGAGAACTATGAGAAGTTCAATTCCCACCCCTTCCCCGGGGCAGCAGGGTACCCCACCTACCGACTGGGCTACCCCCAGGCCCCTCCGTCCGGCCTGGAGCGGACCCCGTATGAGGCATATGACCCCATTGGCAAGTACGCCACTGCCACGCGATTCTCCTACACCTCCCAGCACTCGGACTACGGCCAGAGATTCCAGCAGCGCATGCAGACGCACGTGTAG
- the KIRREL1 gene encoding kin of IRRE-like protein 1 isoform X1, giving the protein MLSLLVWILTLSDTFSQGTQTRFSQEPADQTVVAGQRAVLPCVLLNYSGIVQWTKDGLALGMGQGLKAWPRYRVVGSADAGQYNLEITDAELSDDASYECQATEAALRSRRAKLTVLIPPEDTRIDGGPVILLQAGAPHNLTCRAFNAKPAATIIWFRDGAQQEGAVASTELLKDGKRETTISQLLINPTDLDIGRVFTCRSVNEAIPSGKETSIELDVHHPPTVTLSIEPQTVQEGERVVFTCQATANPEILGYRWAKGGFLIEDAHESRYETNVDYSFFTEPVSCEVHNKVGSTNVSTLVNVHFAPRIVVDPKPTTTDIGSDVTLTCVWVGNPPLTLTWTKKDSNMGPRPPGSPPEAALSAQVLSNSNQLLLKSVTQADAGTYTCRAIVPRIGVAEREVPLYVNGPPIISSEAVQYAVRGDGGKVECFIGSTPPPDRIAWAWKENFLEVGTLERYTVERTNSGSGVLSTLTINNVMEADFQTHYNCTAWNSFGPGTAIIQLEEREVLPVGLIAGATIGAGILLISFFIALVFFLYRRRKGSRKDVTLRKLDIKVETVNREPLTMHSDREDDTASVSTATRVMKAIYSSFKDDVDLKQDLRCDTIDTREEYEMKDPTNGYYNVRAHEDRPSSRAVLYADYRAPGPARFDGRPSSRLSHSSGYAQLNTYSRAPASDYGPEPTPPGPAAPAGTDTTSQLSYENYEKFNSHPFPGAAGYPTYRLGYPQAPPSGLERTPYEAYDPIGKYATATRFSYTSQHSDYGQRFQQRMQTHV; this is encoded by the exons GGACCCAGACCCGCTTCAGCCAGGAGCCAGCCGACCAGACTGTGGTGGCTGGACAGCGGGCCGTGCTCCCCTGCGTGCTGCTCAACTACTCGGGGATCGTGCAATGGACCAAGGATGGGCTGGCGCTGGGCATGGGCCAGGGCCTCAAAG CCTGGCCACGGTACCGGGTCGTGGGCTCTGCAGACGCCGGGCAGTACAACCTGGAGATCACAGATGCCGAGCTCTCTGACGACGCCTCTTACGAGTGCCAGGCCACGGAGGCCGCCCTGCGCTCCCGGCGAGCGAAACTCACCGTGCTCA TCCCCCCAGAGGACACCAGGATCGATGGCGGTCCTGTGATTCTGCTGCAGGCAGGCGCCCCCCACAACCTCACGTGCCGAGCCTTCAACGCCAAGCCTGCTGCCACCATCATCTGGTTCCGGGATGGAGCGCAGCAGGAAGGTGCCGTAGCCAGCACG gagctgCTGAAGGACGGGAAGAGGGAGACCACCATCAGCCAGCTGCTCATCAACCCCACAGACCTGGATATTGGGCGTGTCTTCACCTGCCGCAGCGTGAACGAGGCCATCCCGAGTGGCAAGGAGACGTCCATCGAGCTCGACGTGCACC ACCCTCCTACGGTGACCCTGTCCATTGAGCCACAGACGGTGCAGGAGGGCGAGCGCGTCGTCTTTACGTGCCAGGCCACAGCCAACCCTGAGATCCTGGGCTacag GTGGGCCAAGGGGGGCTTTCTGATCGAAGACGCCCACGAGAGTCGCTATGAGACGAATGTGGATTATTCCTTCTTCACGGAGCCTGTGTCCTGTGAGGTTCACAACAAAGTGGGGAGCACCAACGTCAGCACTTTAGTCAATGTCCACT TTGCCCCCCGGATTGTAGTGGACCCCAAACCCACGACCACAGACATTGGCTCTGATGTGACCCTCACCTGTGTCTGGGTTGGGAATCCCCCCCTCACCCTCACCTGGACCAAAAAGGACTCAAACATG gggcccaggcctcctggctcCCCACCCGAGGCTGCTCTCTCTGCCCAGGTCCTGAGTAACAGCAACCAGCTGCTGCTGAAGTCGGTGACCCAGGCCGATGCCGGCACCTACACCTGCCGGGCCATCGTGCCTCGGATCGGAGTGGCCGAGCGGGAGGTGCCACTTTATGTGAATG GGCCCCCCATTATCTCCAGCGAGGCCGTGCAGTACGCCGTCAGGGGTGACGGTGGCAAGGTGGAGTGTTTCATCGGGAGCACGCCGCCCCCAGACCGCATT gcatgGGCATGGAAGGAGAACTTCCTGGAGGTGGGGACCCTGGAACGCTACACGGTGGAGAGGACCAACTCAGGCAGCGGGGTCCTGTCCACGCTTACCATCAACAACGTCATGGAGGCCGACTTTCAGACCCACTACAACTGCACAGCCTGGAACAGCTTCGGCCCAGGCACAGCCATCATCCAGCTGGAAGAGCGAG AGGTGTTACCTGTGGGCCTCATCGCCGGGGCCACCATCGGCGCAGGCATCCTGCTCATATCCTTCTTCATCGCCTTGGTGTTCTTCCTCTACCGGCGCCGCAAAGGCA GTCGCAAAGACGTGACCCTGAGAAAGCTGGACATCAAGGTGGAGACAGTGAACCGGGAGCCACTCACGATGCATTCTGACCGGGAGGACGATACTGCCAGCGTCTCCACGGCAACCCGTGTCATGAAGGCCATCTACTCG TCCTTCAAGGATGACGTGGACCTGAAGCAGGACCTGCGCTGCGACACCATCGACACCCGGGAGGAGTATGAGATGAAG GATCCCACCAATGGCTACTACAATGTGCGTGCCCACGAAGACCGCCCGTCTTCCAGGGCAGTGCTCTATGCTGACTACCGTGCCCCCGGCCCTGCCCGCTTCGACGGCCGCCCCTCTTCCCGCCTCTCCCACTCCAGCGGCTATGCCCAACTCAACACCTACAGCCGGGCCCCGGCCTCTGACTACGGTCCTGAGCCCACACCCCCAGGTCCTGCTGCCCCAGCTGGCACCGACACCACCAGCCAGCTGTCCTACGAGAACTATGAGAAGTTCAATTCCCACCCCTTCCCCGGGGCAGCAGGGTACCCCACCTACCGACTGGGCTACCCCCAGGCCCCTCCGTCCGGCCTGGAGCGGACCCCGTATGAGGCATATGACCCCATTGGCAAGTACGCCACTGCCACGCGATTCTCCTACACCTCCCAGCACTCGGACTACGGCCAGAGATTCCAGCAGCGCATGCAGACGCACGTGTAG